In the Loxodonta africana isolate mLoxAfr1 chromosome 1, mLoxAfr1.hap2, whole genome shotgun sequence genome, one interval contains:
- the LOC100670760 gene encoding glutathione S-transferase A1, with protein MAGKPMLHYFNGRGRMESTRWLLAAAGVEFEEKLIESPEDWKKLVNEGSLMFQQVPMVEIDGMKLVQTRAILNYIATKYNLYGKDIKERALIDMYVEGVADLGEMILLLPVAPPGEKDAKLALIKEKTTNRYFPAFEKVLKSHGQDYLVGNKLSRADIHLVELIYYVEELDPSLIANFPLLKALKARVSSLPTVKKFLQPGSQRKPPTDEKSLEEARKIFKF; from the exons ATGGCGGGGAAGCCCATGCTTCATTACTTCAATGGACGAGGCAGAATGGAATCTACCCGGTGGCTCTTGGCTGCAGCTGGAGTTGAG TTTGAAGAGAAACTTATAGAATCTCCAGAAGACTGGAAAAAGTTAGTAAATG aGGGGAGTTTGATGTTCCAGCAAGTGCCAATGGTTGAAATTGATGGAATGAAGCTGGTGCAGACCAGAGCCATTCTCAACTACATTGCCACCAAATACAACCTCTATGGGAAGGACATAAAGGAGAGAGCCCT GATTGATATGTATGTAGAAGGTGTGGCAGATTTGGGTGAGATGATCCTTCTTTTGCCAGTTGCACCACCTGGGGAAAAAGATGCCAAGCTTGCGTTGATCAAAGAGAAAACAACAAACCGTTATTTTCCTGCCTTTGAAAAG GTGTTAAAGAGCCACGGACAAGACTATCTTGTTGGCAACAAGCTGAGCAGGGCTGACATTCACCTGGTTGAACTTATCTACTACGTGGAAGAGCTGGACCCCAGCCTTATTGCCAACTTCCCTCTACTGAAG GCCCTGAAGGCCAGAGTCAGCAGCCTCCCCACAGTGAAGAAGTTCCTGCAGCCTGGCAGCCAGAGGAAGCCTCCCACAGATGAGAAAAGTTTAGAAGAAGCAAGGAAGATTTTCAAGTTTTAG